One segment of Cynocephalus volans isolate mCynVol1 chromosome 8, mCynVol1.pri, whole genome shotgun sequence DNA contains the following:
- the IPO13 gene encoding importin-13, whose protein sequence is MERREEQLGAAGAGAAPALDFTVENVEKALHQLYYDPNIENKNLAQKWLMQAQVSPQAWHFSWQLLQPDKVPEIQYFGASALHIKISRYWSDIPTDQYESLKAQLFTQITRFASGSKIVLTRLCVALASLALSMMPDAWPCAVADMVRLFQAEDSPVDGQGRCLALLELLTVLPEEFQTSRLPQYRKGLVRASLAVECGAVFPLLEQLLQQPSSPSCVRQKVLKCFSSWVQLEVPLQDCEALIQAAFAALQDSELFDSSVEAIVNAISQPDAQRYVNTLLKLIPLVLGLQEQLRQAVQNGDMETSHGICRIAVALGENHSRALLDQVEHWQSFLALVNMIMFCTGIPGHYPVNETTSSLTLTFWYTLQDDILSFEAEKQAVYQQVYRPVYFQLVDVLLHKAQFPSDEEYGFWSSDEKEQFRIYRVDISDTLMYVYEMLGAELLSNLYDKLGRLLTSSEEPYSWQHTEALLYGFQSIAETIDVNYSDVVPGLIGLIPRISISNVQLADTVMFTIGALSEWLADHPVMINSVLPLVLHALGNPELSVSSVSTLKKICRECKYDLPPYAANIVAVSQDVLMKQIHKTSQCMWLMQALGFLLSALQVEEILKNLHSLISPYIQQLEKLAEEIPNPSNKLAIVHILGLLSNLFTTLDVSHHEDDHEGPELRKLPVPQGPNPVVVVLQQVFQLIQQVLSKWLNDAQVVEAVCAIFEKSVKTLLDDFAPMVPQLCEMLGRMYSTIPQASALDLTRQLVHIFAHEPAHFPPIEGLFLLVTSVTLTLFQQGPRDHPDIVDSFMQLLAQALKRKPDLFLCERLDVKAVFQCAVLALKFPEAPTVKASCGFFTELLPRCGEVESVGKVVQEDGRMLLIAVLEAIGGQASRSLMDYFADILFALNKHCFSLLSMWIKEALQPPGFPSARLSPEQKDTFSQQILRERVNKRRVKEMVKEFTLLCRGLHGTDYTADY, encoded by the exons ATGGAGCGGCGGGAGGAGCAGCTGGGGGCTGCAGGGGCTGGAGCAGCACCAGCCTTGGACTTCACTGTGGAGAACGTGGAGAAG GCGCTGCACCAGCTGTACTACGACCCCAACATTGAGAACAAGAACCTGGCTCAGAAGTGGCTGATGCAGGCCCAGGTCTCCCCACAGGCCTGGCACTTCAGCTGGCAGCTACTGCAGCCCGACAAGGTGCCTGAGATCCAATACTTTGGGGCCAGTGCCCTGCACATCAAGATCTCTCGCTACTGGAGTGACATCCCCACTGACCAGTATGAAAGCCTAAAGGCACAGCTCTTCACCCAGATCACCCGCTTTGCCAGTGGCTCCAAGATTGTGCTGACTCGGCTGTGCGTGGCACTGGCCTCTCTGGCTCTCAGCATGATGCCTGATGCTTGGCCATGTGCTGTGGCCGATATGGTACGGCTCTTCCAGGCTGAGGACTCACCGGTGGATGGCCAGGGCCGCTGTCTGGCCCTGCTAGAGCTACTGACAGTGCTGCCTGAGGAGTTCCAGACCAGCCGCCTGCCCCAGTACCGGAAAGGCCTGGTGCGGGCCAGCCTGGCGGTGGAGTGTGGGGCTGTTTTCCCATTGCTGGAGCAGCTGCTACAGCAGCCCAGCTCACCCAGCTGTGTGCGTCAGAAGGTGCTCAAGTGCTTTTCCAGCTGGGTGCAGCTGGAGGTGCCACTGCAGGACTGTGAGGCGCTCATTCAGGCTGCCTTCGCTGCCCTGCAGGACTCGGAGCTCTTTGACAGCAGTGTGGAGGCCATTGTGAATGCCATCTCACAGCCTGATGCGCAGAG GTACGTGAACACACTCCTGAAACTTATCCCGCTGGTGCTGGGACTGCAGGAACAACTGCGACAGGCAGTGCAGAATGGGGACATGGAGACCTCCCATGGCATCTGTCGCATTGCTGTGGCCCTGGGCGAGAACCACTCCCG GGCCTTGCTGGACCAAGTGGAGCACTGGCAGAGCTTCCTGGCACTTGTCAACATGATCATGTTCTGCACAGGCATCCCTGGCCACTATCCTGTCAATGAGACCACCAGTTCCCTAACTCTCACCTTCTGGTACACACTTCAG GATGACATTCTGTCCTTTGAGGCAGAGAAGCAGGCTGTGTACCAGCAGGTATACCGGCCGGTCTACTTCCAGCTGGTGGATGTACTTCTGCATAAGGCCCAGTTCCCTTCTGATGAGGAATATGGATTCTGGTCCTCAGATGAGAAGGAGCAGTTCCGAATTTACAG GGTGGACATCTCAGACACGCTCATGTATGTTTATGAGATGCTGGGGGCCGAGCTGCTCAGCAACCTCTATGACAAGCTGGGCCGTTTGCTCACCAGCTCAGAGGAGCCCTACTCCTGGCAG CACACGGAGGCCCTGCTCTACGGCTTCCAATCCATTGCGGAGACCATCGACGTCAATTATTCTGATGTGGTGCCTGGGCTCATTGGCCTCATCCCACGGATCAGCATCAGCAACGTGCAGCTGGCAGATACTGTCATGTTCACCATTG GAGCTCTGTCTGAATGGCTGGCTGACCACCCTGTCATGATCAACAGCGTTCTGCCCCTCGTACTGCATGCCCTAGGCAACCCTGAGCTCTCTGTCTCTTCTGTGTCCACCCTCAAGAAAATCTGCAGGGAGTGCAAGTATGACCTGCCGCCCTATGCTGCCAACATTGTGGCTGTCTCCCAG GATGTCCTGATGAAACAGATCCACAAG ACCAGCCAGTGCATGTGGCTGATGCAGGCACTGGGCTTCCTGCTGTCAGCCCTGCAGGTAGAGGAGATCCTGAAGAACCTACACTCACTCATCTCGCCCTATATCCAGCAGCTAGAGAAGCTGGCAGAGGAGATA CCTAATCCCTCTAACAAGCTGGCCATTGTCCACATCTTGGGGCTTCTCTCCAACCTCTTCACCACACTGGACGTCAGTCATCATGAGGATGATCATGAAGGCCCTGAGCTCCGGAAGCTGCCAGTGCCGCAGGGACCCAACCCC gtggtggtggtgctgcAGCAGGTCTTCCAGCTTATCCAGCAGGTGCTGAGCAAGTGGTTGAATGATGCCCAGGTGGTGGAG GCGGTGTGCGCTATCTTTGAGAAGTCTGTCAAGACACTGCTGGATGACTTTGCCCCCATGGTGCCACAGCTGTGTGAGATGCTGGGCAGGATGTACAGTACCATCCCCCAGGCCTCTGCTCTTGACCTCACTCGACAG TTGGTCCACATCTTTGCTCATGAGCCTGCCCACTTTCCCCCAATCGAGGGCCTCTTCCTGCTCGTCACCTCTGTCACGCTCACTCTCTTCCAACAAG ggCCCAGGGATCATCCTGATATTGTTGATTCATTTATGCAACTCCTGGCACAG GCTCTGAAGCGGAAGCCAGATTTGTTCCTGTGTGAACGATTGGATGTCAAAGCTGTGTTCCAGTGTG CCGTGCTGGCCCTCAAGTTCCCCGAGGCACCTACTGTCAAAGCCTCCTGTGGCTTCTTT ACAGAACTGCTGCCTCGGTGTGGGGAAGTAGAGTCTGTGGGAAAGGTGGTACAGGAGGATGGTCGTATGCTGCTCATAGCAGTGCTGGAG GCCATTGGGGGCCAGGCTTCCCGCAGCCTCATGGACTACTTTGCCGACATCCTGTTTGCCCTGAACAAACACTGCTTCAGCCTCCTGAGCATGTGGATCAAGGAGGCACTGCAGCCACCTGGTTTTCCTTCTGCCCGCCTCAGCCCAGAACAGAAGGACACCTTCAGCCAGCAGATCCTTCG TGAGCGAGTGAACAAGAGGCGGGTGAAGGAGATGGTGAAGGAGTTCACACTGCTGTGCCGGGGGCTACATGGCACAGATTACACAGCTGACTACTGA
- the DPH2 gene encoding 2-(3-amino-3-carboxypropyl)histidine synthase subunit 2 isoform X1 — protein MESTFSSPAEAALQREAGVPGLRTPLADLDRVYELERVVGFVRDLGCQRVALQFPDQLLGDAGAVAARLEETAGSKMFILGDTAYGSCCVDVLGAEQAGAQALVHFGPACLSPPARPLPVAFVLGQRSVALELCAKAFEAQNPDPTAPVVLLSEPACAHALEALATLLRPQYQDLLVSSPAFPLPVESLSPEPEPLERFGRRFPLAPGRRLEEYAAFYVGRSEASTDLDIDPDLSRLLLGWAPGQPFSSCCPDTGKTQDECARAGRLRARRRYLVERARDARVVGLLAGTLGVARHQEALAHLRNLTQAAGKRSYVLALGRPTPTKLANFPEVDVFVLLACPLGTLAPQSSGSFFQPVLSPCELEAACNPAWPPPGLAPHLTHYADLLPGSPFHVPLPPPESELWDIPDVSLITGELRPPAAWKSSNDPECSTLTPRPQLDLAEISPAASFLSSRSWQGLEPRLGQTPVTEAVSGRRGIAIAYEDEGSS, from the exons ATGGAGTCTACGTTCAGCAGCCCCGCGGAAGCGGCGTTGCAGCGGGAGGCGGGCGTCCCGGGACTGCGCACTCCTCTCGCGGACCTCGACCGTGTGTACGAGCTGGAGCGAGTAGTTGGATTTGTCCGCGATCTGGGGTGCCAACGG GTGGCCTTGCAGTTTCCTGACCAGCTTTTGGGCGATGCAGGGGCTGTGGCTGCACGACTGGAGGAGACCGCGGGGTCGAAGATGTtcattttgggggacacagcGTATGGCAG CTGCTGTGTGGATGTGTTGGGCGCTGAGCAAGCTGGAGCTCAGGCACTTGTACATTTTGGCCCCGCCTGCCTAAGCCCCCCAGCCCGCCCACTACCGGTTGCCTTCGTCCTTGGTCAACGTTCTGTGGCCTTGGAACTCTGCGCCAAGGCTTTTGAAGCCCAGAATCCAGACCCCACAGCACCTGTGGTGCTCCTGAGTGAGCCAGCCTGCGCGCATGCTCTGG AAGCCTTGGCCACTCTCTTGCGCCCACAGTACCAGGACCTGTTAGTCTCCAGCCCAGCTTTTCCCCTTCCAGTGGAGTCCCTTAGTCCAGAGCCTGAGCCCTTGGAGCGTTTTGGGCGCCGCTTCCCTCTGGCCCCAGGGAGGCGCCTGGAAGAGTATGCTGCTTTCTATGTGGGGCGCTCTGAGGCCAGCACTGATCTCGACATTGACCCAGACCTGAGCCGGCTGCTCTTAGGGTGGGCACCAGGGCAGCCCTTCTCCTCCTGCTGCCCAGACACAGGGAAGACTCAGGATGAATGTGCCCGGGCCGGGCGGCTAAGGGCACGAAGACGATATCTGGTAGAGAGGGCCAGAGATGCCCGTGTGGTGGGGCTGCTGGCGGGCACATTGGGTGTGGCCCGACACCAAGAGGCACTGGCACACTTGCGGAACTTGACTCAGGCTGCTGGCAAGCGTAGCTATGTGTTGGCCCTGGGGCGGCCCACCCCCACCAAGCTTGCCAATTTCCCTGAGGTGGATGTCTTTGTGCTGTTGGCCTGTCCTCTGGGTACCCTAGCCCCCCAGTCTTCTGGTAGCTTTTTCCAGCCTGTATTGTCACCATGCGAGCTGGAGGCTGCTTGCAACCCTGCCTGGCCACCTCCAGGCCTGGCTCCCCACCTCACACATTACGCGGACTTGTTGCCTG gCTCTCCCTTCCATGTGCCCCTGCCACCACCTGAGTCAGAGCTATGGGACATCCCGGATGTGTCACTCATCACTGGGGAGCTTCGACCCCCAGCTGCCTGGAAGTCATCAAATGATCCTGAATGCTCAACCCTGACTCCGCGGCCCCAGCTAGACCTGGCTGAGATCAGCCCTGCAG CCTCATTCCTTAGTTCCCGGAGCTGGCAGGGGCTGGAGCCTCGCCTGGGTCAGACACCAGTAACAGAAGCTGTGAGTGGAAGACGAGGGATTGCCATCGCCTATGAGGATGAGGGAAGCAGCTGA
- the DPH2 gene encoding 2-(3-amino-3-carboxypropyl)histidine synthase subunit 2 isoform X2, with translation MQGLWLHDWRRPRGRRCSFWGTQRMAEALATLLRPQYQDLLVSSPAFPLPVESLSPEPEPLERFGRRFPLAPGRRLEEYAAFYVGRSEASTDLDIDPDLSRLLLGWAPGQPFSSCCPDTGKTQDECARAGRLRARRRYLVERARDARVVGLLAGTLGVARHQEALAHLRNLTQAAGKRSYVLALGRPTPTKLANFPEVDVFVLLACPLGTLAPQSSGSFFQPVLSPCELEAACNPAWPPPGLAPHLTHYADLLPGSPFHVPLPPPESELWDIPDVSLITGELRPPAAWKSSNDPECSTLTPRPQLDLAEISPAASFLSSRSWQGLEPRLGQTPVTEAVSGRRGIAIAYEDEGSS, from the exons ATGCAGGGGCTGTGGCTGCACGACTGGAGGAGACCGCGGGGTCGAAGATGTtcattttgggggacacagcGTATGGCAG AAGCCTTGGCCACTCTCTTGCGCCCACAGTACCAGGACCTGTTAGTCTCCAGCCCAGCTTTTCCCCTTCCAGTGGAGTCCCTTAGTCCAGAGCCTGAGCCCTTGGAGCGTTTTGGGCGCCGCTTCCCTCTGGCCCCAGGGAGGCGCCTGGAAGAGTATGCTGCTTTCTATGTGGGGCGCTCTGAGGCCAGCACTGATCTCGACATTGACCCAGACCTGAGCCGGCTGCTCTTAGGGTGGGCACCAGGGCAGCCCTTCTCCTCCTGCTGCCCAGACACAGGGAAGACTCAGGATGAATGTGCCCGGGCCGGGCGGCTAAGGGCACGAAGACGATATCTGGTAGAGAGGGCCAGAGATGCCCGTGTGGTGGGGCTGCTGGCGGGCACATTGGGTGTGGCCCGACACCAAGAGGCACTGGCACACTTGCGGAACTTGACTCAGGCTGCTGGCAAGCGTAGCTATGTGTTGGCCCTGGGGCGGCCCACCCCCACCAAGCTTGCCAATTTCCCTGAGGTGGATGTCTTTGTGCTGTTGGCCTGTCCTCTGGGTACCCTAGCCCCCCAGTCTTCTGGTAGCTTTTTCCAGCCTGTATTGTCACCATGCGAGCTGGAGGCTGCTTGCAACCCTGCCTGGCCACCTCCAGGCCTGGCTCCCCACCTCACACATTACGCGGACTTGTTGCCTG gCTCTCCCTTCCATGTGCCCCTGCCACCACCTGAGTCAGAGCTATGGGACATCCCGGATGTGTCACTCATCACTGGGGAGCTTCGACCCCCAGCTGCCTGGAAGTCATCAAATGATCCTGAATGCTCAACCCTGACTCCGCGGCCCCAGCTAGACCTGGCTGAGATCAGCCCTGCAG CCTCATTCCTTAGTTCCCGGAGCTGGCAGGGGCTGGAGCCTCGCCTGGGTCAGACACCAGTAACAGAAGCTGTGAGTGGAAGACGAGGGATTGCCATCGCCTATGAGGATGAGGGAAGCAGCTGA